In Aciduliprofundum sp. MAR08-339, a single window of DNA contains:
- a CDS encoding protease pro-enzyme activation domain-containing protein produces the protein MKYRKKNMGIIWIVAALMVLSVFSVAIFAASANGENMVPISSGFNSQILNQGTFIGYVNPSQKIWVTIGLNWRNEENLNEFLKEVNNPYSPNFGKYLSYQEFKERYAPPIQEYIQVLNWIKNNNVHIAYTYPMRNAIVIHDTFKKIGNLLHVQFGYFKSNNPSLNRYYFAAINSPSVPLDLKNIISGINGLNNATRFKLHYYTASSGIDYLSGADVSKMYHVYELYNNTPDGSASNTHIFATGLRVATVLWEGADSYGNQYAPFDPDAVTYYYQHVIPTWIQNLGVMSTVHYYGTSGTVAPGSNTDGQVSTENELDLEMVGTLAPGVDAFCVYGPGGSNGGPSESNFPDNEYNYILNTLAAESSPVLVAVSNSWGGGDYQVSSTTMNDVKALEAMGVTVMASSGDDGDTTSPSEPSTAAYDNYGFLAVGGTTPIPNGVDHTTLDDYATMGYNTNIADPRSNEVVWYDTTSTNSAGDHWGTQSGVSSVYSEPSWQSDYIGSYNGRVTADVSAMGNHTLIYVSSSSGTQWSSVAGTSVACPVTAGMVAMMDAYVGVNYRISNHGLGFLNPIIYKLGYDYYHNGMYSNSPPYFDVTQGATGGGGSAGTGWDQVSGWGVINAWNFIHDIGFTLSSSSTSMSINAGDSATYTINVEFPYDWTTDVGHFQISGLPSGASVSYSTNYVHPAGNGASVSFNVNIQTSSSTPAGTYNLILKAYSYNHTNGHWGNLTNTIQLNLTVGSGSSSPTAPSAPQNLQATAGDGQVSLSWQAPSSNGGAAITEYKIYRGTSSGSESYLAEVSGSTLSYTDTSVTNGQTYYYYVTAVNSAGESPASNEVSATPQASTSAPSAPQNLQASAGNGYVQLSWQAPSNNGGAAITEYKIYRGTSSGGESYLTETSSLSYNDTSVTNGQTYYYYVTAVNSAGESPASNEVSATPQAPPSPSPSTLKILLVLDNGASSYKSYFTDALDADGYSYDVWDISSSGSPSASTLEQYPVVIWTTGSAWSNILSSTDQSNLETYLNNGGALYLSSQDFLYEVTGGYDESISNTFITNYLGVDYVANDVGYSTVAGVSGTFAAGFSSISLSNYPFTNYDDELGLSSYGHALFYSTSDGYVTGDFVNTSTYRTVFTAFSFEAVQNSDSSTSNALLKAIVDWLSGESTSIEIHVNPSTMAHHTDPSSNTDVLQELYTMHTHSIETCAIPTRSISL, from the coding sequence ATGAAATACAGGAAGAAAAATATGGGAATAATATGGATAGTGGCTGCATTGATGGTCTTAAGCGTGTTTTCTGTGGCAATTTTTGCAGCCTCTGCCAACGGAGAGAACATGGTACCCATATCCAGTGGATTCAATTCTCAGATTCTGAATCAGGGAACTTTCATAGGGTATGTGAATCCCAGCCAGAAGATATGGGTAACCATAGGATTAAACTGGAGAAACGAGGAAAATCTGAATGAGTTTTTGAAGGAAGTAAATAATCCTTATTCGCCCAATTTTGGGAAATACCTGAGTTATCAGGAATTCAAAGAGAGATATGCGCCCCCAATACAGGAATATATCCAGGTGCTCAACTGGATAAAGAATAACAATGTGCACATAGCATACACCTATCCCATGAGAAATGCCATAGTGATCCATGATACCTTCAAAAAGATTGGAAATCTTCTGCATGTGCAGTTTGGGTACTTCAAATCAAACAACCCGTCTCTGAACAGATATTATTTCGCAGCGATAAATTCCCCCAGTGTGCCACTTGACCTGAAAAACATAATCTCAGGCATCAATGGTTTGAATAATGCAACCAGATTCAAACTGCACTACTACACTGCATCAAGTGGAATAGATTACCTCAGTGGTGCAGATGTATCCAAAATGTACCATGTTTACGAACTTTACAACAACACACCCGACGGATCCGCAAGCAACACCCATATTTTCGCCACAGGTTTGAGGGTTGCAACCGTCCTTTGGGAAGGTGCAGATTCTTACGGAAATCAATACGCTCCATTTGACCCAGATGCCGTCACATATTATTATCAGCATGTGATACCCACATGGATTCAAAATCTTGGAGTAATGTCCACAGTGCACTACTACGGGACAAGTGGTACTGTGGCCCCAGGAAGCAATACAGATGGGCAGGTATCCACGGAGAATGAGCTCGATCTTGAGATGGTGGGAACCCTTGCGCCAGGAGTTGATGCATTCTGCGTCTACGGGCCTGGAGGAAGCAATGGTGGGCCTTCTGAGAGCAATTTCCCGGACAATGAGTACAATTACATTCTGAATACACTCGCAGCTGAAAGCAGCCCTGTTCTGGTTGCTGTGAGTAATTCTTGGGGTGGTGGAGATTATCAGGTGAGCAGTACAACAATGAACGATGTTAAGGCCCTGGAGGCGATGGGTGTAACCGTTATGGCCTCAAGTGGAGATGATGGAGACACCACCTCTCCAAGTGAGCCTTCAACAGCAGCCTATGATAATTATGGATTCCTTGCCGTTGGAGGAACAACTCCCATACCAAACGGCGTTGATCACACTACCCTTGACGATTATGCCACCATGGGATACAACACAAACATTGCAGATCCAAGAAGTAATGAGGTTGTATGGTACGATACCACAAGTACCAATAGCGCAGGGGATCACTGGGGAACTCAGAGTGGCGTGAGTTCTGTATACTCCGAACCATCCTGGCAGAGTGACTACATTGGGAGTTACAATGGTAGAGTAACGGCGGATGTTTCCGCCATGGGAAATCATACCCTCATTTATGTTAGCAGCAGTAGCGGTACCCAGTGGAGTTCAGTGGCTGGTACGTCTGTGGCGTGTCCTGTTACTGCTGGTATGGTGGCAATGATGGACGCATACGTAGGAGTGAACTACAGAATTTCAAATCATGGACTCGGTTTCCTAAACCCCATCATCTACAAGCTTGGATACGATTACTACCACAATGGGATGTATTCCAATTCACCCCCATACTTTGACGTTACCCAGGGGGCAACTGGAGGTGGTGGATCCGCAGGTACAGGCTGGGATCAGGTTTCTGGTTGGGGAGTTATAAACGCCTGGAATTTCATTCATGATATTGGTTTCACCTTGAGTTCTTCTTCAACCAGTATGTCGATCAATGCAGGAGATTCCGCAACATACACAATAAATGTGGAGTTTCCATATGACTGGACCACCGATGTGGGACATTTCCAGATAAGCGGCCTGCCATCAGGGGCAAGTGTGAGCTATTCTACAAACTATGTACATCCAGCTGGAAATGGAGCATCGGTGTCATTTAACGTTAATATACAAACCTCATCATCAACGCCTGCCGGAACCTACAATCTCATTCTCAAAGCATACTCTTACAATCACACAAACGGACACTGGGGGAATCTCACAAATACCATACAGCTGAATCTTACAGTAGGCAGTGGCTCATCTTCACCAACAGCGCCAAGTGCCCCACAGAATCTGCAGGCTACTGCGGGAGATGGACAGGTTTCACTCTCTTGGCAGGCTCCTTCAAGCAATGGTGGTGCTGCAATCACAGAGTACAAGATATACCGTGGTACCAGCAGCGGCTCTGAATCATATCTGGCTGAAGTAAGCGGTTCTACGCTATCTTATACTGACACATCTGTCACAAATGGACAGACGTATTATTACTACGTGACTGCCGTTAACTCTGCTGGCGAGTCCCCTGCCAGCAATGAGGTATCTGCTACTCCTCAGGCATCCACATCAGCACCATCTGCACCTCAGAACCTCCAGGCAAGCGCAGGTAATGGGTATGTACAGCTTTCCTGGCAGGCTCCTTCAAACAATGGTGGCGCTGCAATAACAGAGTACAAGATATATCGTGGTACCAGCAGTGGTGGTGAATCGTACCTGACCGAAACTTCATCACTCTCATACAACGATACATCTGTCACAAATGGACAGACGTACTATTACTATGTCACTGCCGTTAACTCTGCTGGCGAGTCTCCTGCCAGCAATGAGGTATCTGCTACTCCTCAGGCACCTCCAAGCCCATCACCTTCCACACTCAAAATACTCCTCGTACTGGACAATGGTGCATCCTCTTACAAATCTTACTTCACCGATGCACTGGACGCTGATGGGTACTCGTACGACGTGTGGGATATAAGCTCATCTGGCTCTCCTTCCGCCAGCACCCTGGAACAGTACCCTGTGGTTATCTGGACCACCGGATCTGCCTGGTCAAACATACTCTCTTCCACTGACCAGTCAAACCTTGAAACTTACCTCAACAACGGTGGAGCACTCTACCTGAGCTCCCAGGACTTCCTCTACGAAGTCACTGGCGGCTACGATGAGAGCATCTCAAACACGTTCATAACCAATTACCTCGGCGTGGATTACGTGGCCAACGATGTGGGCTATTCCACAGTCGCTGGTGTCTCCGGTACATTCGCCGCTGGCTTCTCTTCCATATCTCTCTCAAACTACCCCTTCACCAACTACGACGATGAACTTGGACTCAGCTCCTATGGCCACGCACTCTTCTATTCAACCTCCGATGGCTATGTTACTGGCGACTTCGTCAATACCTCTACCTACAGAACCGTGTTCACTGCCTTCTCATTCGAAGCAGTCCAGAATTCTGATTCGTCCACCAGTAATGCCCTGCTTAAGGCTATTGTGGATTGGCTGAGCGGAGAGAGTACCTCTATAGAAATACACGTGAACCCATCAACAATGGCACACCACACAGACCCATCAAGCAATACAGATGTGCTTCAGGAACTCTACACAATGCACACGCACAGCATAGAAACCTGCGCCATACCAACCAGATCAATTTCCCTATAA
- a CDS encoding nucleotide pyrophosphatase/phosphodiesterase family protein: protein MKGLKMQVFPDYKNGVYNIPHTILNMMGLHTPLALEGFGDVQVNSLVFILVDALGYNLIKKHSDGSTMKKITSVFPSTTAAALTTLYTGLSPREHAVLEWYMYYEEYGGIIKTLPFSPMHSDENDALLHLGVSPEPIFHLPTIFQKMSSKGITCSAYMRKEYAHATYSSHMLRGAEIKDYENLTDAFRKIKRDKSDFIYLYIDYLDTVQHAYGPNSKETEEMLKRIFSEVEKLKKDMRATIIVSADHGQIEIRKKRIIPLKTALPGGGPRDMFIYGEEQIPEDLRVLDRGNFLNLLGPGKENNRLKLRIPDMVLLPEKHEGVWYENFYARGLHGGLSEEEMYVPFILYEP from the coding sequence ATGAAGGGATTGAAAATGCAGGTGTTTCCTGACTACAAAAACGGGGTTTACAACATACCCCACACCATACTTAACATGATGGGCTTGCACACCCCCTTAGCACTGGAAGGATTTGGCGATGTTCAGGTAAATTCCCTTGTTTTCATACTTGTGGATGCACTGGGATACAACCTTATCAAAAAACACTCAGACGGCTCCACTATGAAAAAAATAACATCCGTTTTTCCAAGCACAACCGCGGCAGCGCTGACCACCCTTTACACGGGACTATCCCCAAGGGAGCATGCAGTGCTGGAATGGTACATGTACTACGAAGAGTACGGGGGAATCATAAAAACGCTCCCATTTTCACCAATGCATTCGGATGAAAATGATGCACTTCTGCACCTGGGCGTGAGCCCTGAGCCCATTTTCCATCTACCCACAATATTCCAAAAGATGAGTTCCAAGGGCATAACATGTTCAGCCTATATGAGAAAGGAATACGCACATGCCACTTACTCATCACACATGCTGAGAGGTGCGGAGATAAAGGACTACGAAAACCTCACAGATGCTTTCAGGAAGATAAAAAGAGATAAGAGTGATTTCATTTATCTATACATAGACTACCTTGACACTGTGCAGCATGCCTATGGACCAAATTCAAAGGAAACAGAGGAGATGTTGAAAAGGATATTCAGTGAAGTTGAAAAATTAAAAAAAGATATGAGAGCAACAATAATCGTTTCAGCAGATCACGGGCAAATAGAAATAAGGAAAAAAAGGATTATTCCATTAAAAACCGCACTTCCCGGAGGAGGACCAAGGGATATGTTCATCTATGGAGAGGAGCAGATACCTGAGGATCTGAGGGTTTTAGACAGAGGGAATTTTTTAAATCTGCTGGGTCCGGGAAAGGAGAACAATAGACTGAAATTGCGAATCCCTGATATGGTTCTCCTTCCAGAAAAACATGAAGGTGTATGGTACGAAAATTTCTACGCAAGAGGGTTACACGGAGGATTGAGCGAGGAGGAAATGTATGTGCCTTTCATTCTGTACGAACCCTGA
- a CDS encoding cation:proton antiporter has translation MLIELALALILAKIMDELFMRKGQPPVIGEISIGIIFSAIAFALPQSLIVGNYSFPLNFDIKHPAFDFFAETGILLLLFLSGMETNFSDLKKSGKSGLLAGSLGVTLTLLFVYLFSFFVLKMSVQQSMVFATIFTATSVGVTVRTMMDLGILNTKVGNTVLTAAVADDIFGIILVTIVLGSGEIIEILIGMVVFFAGLYMVYRYNLMDRALKYVDRSLHGRYALVSISLGFMFLFAYFADLAHIATITGSFFVGLFIGQSREERKIVEPVKMIAYSLFIPVFFVKVGTLVEFQNLEGFNLLLLAVIPIVFLGKIVGCALGSKISSLTSRESLRVGFGMVPEMEVALVIATLAYGSGIFGNILGTQVITLTILYVIVSSLTVPLALKKMYEGIENAGVS, from the coding sequence ATGCTGATTGAACTGGCCCTGGCCCTTATACTGGCAAAGATCATGGACGAGCTGTTCATGAGGAAGGGACAGCCACCCGTTATTGGAGAGATTTCCATCGGCATTATTTTTTCTGCCATAGCTTTCGCCCTGCCACAGAGTCTGATAGTCGGAAACTACTCATTTCCATTGAATTTTGATATAAAACATCCAGCCTTTGATTTCTTTGCCGAAACGGGAATATTGCTGCTTCTTTTTCTATCAGGGATGGAAACTAATTTTTCAGACTTGAAGAAATCCGGAAAATCTGGGCTTCTTGCAGGTTCTCTTGGGGTCACTCTTACACTCTTGTTTGTGTATCTCTTCTCATTCTTTGTCCTGAAAATGTCAGTACAGCAGTCCATGGTTTTTGCAACAATATTCACAGCCACAAGCGTGGGGGTTACAGTGCGCACCATGATGGACTTGGGCATTCTAAACACTAAGGTTGGAAATACAGTACTGACAGCGGCCGTAGCTGACGATATATTTGGAATAATACTGGTAACCATCGTGCTGGGAAGTGGAGAGATCATAGAAATTTTGATAGGTATGGTGGTTTTCTTTGCTGGCCTGTATATGGTGTATAGATACAATTTGATGGATCGTGCTCTAAAATATGTGGATAGAAGTTTGCATGGCAGATACGCACTCGTATCCATCTCTCTGGGATTCATGTTCCTCTTTGCCTACTTTGCTGACCTAGCGCACATAGCAACCATAACGGGCTCTTTCTTTGTGGGCCTGTTCATAGGCCAGTCCCGTGAGGAAAGGAAAATTGTTGAACCTGTGAAGATGATTGCCTACTCTCTCTTCATACCCGTATTTTTCGTTAAGGTTGGAACTCTTGTAGAATTTCAAAATTTAGAGGGGTTCAATCTTTTACTTCTTGCCGTTATACCCATCGTTTTTCTGGGAAAGATTGTTGGCTGTGCTCTGGGTTCAAAAATATCTTCACTAACAAGCAGGGAAAGTTTAAGGGTTGGGTTCGGTATGGTTCCTGAAATGGAAGTTGCCCTTGTAATAGCCACACTTGCATACGGATCTGGGATATTTGGGAATATTCTGGGAACACAGGTCATAACCCTAACTATTTTGTACGTGATAGTATCATCCCTCACGGTGCCCTTGGCTCTGAAGAAGATGTATGAAGGGATTGAAAATGCAGGTGTTTCCTGA
- a CDS encoding CBS domain-containing protein: protein MPKRVGEIRSLMTSEPSIVKESCTLAEVAKKIVEDARTRTVYVVNDDEVLTGIIPVMELIQYIYYRSIPQEYVLYRFPMLLSTSPTAKDIMLSPVYVRDEDDVEDALIKMFKNRLEEIPVVDERLHVTGNLSILELIVAHIESDKNAD, encoded by the coding sequence ATGCCCAAACGCGTGGGAGAGATAAGATCCCTTATGACCTCAGAACCCTCCATCGTGAAAGAGAGTTGCACACTTGCCGAGGTGGCGAAAAAAATAGTAGAGGATGCCAGAACCCGTACGGTTTATGTGGTAAACGACGATGAAGTTCTGACTGGCATAATACCGGTTATGGAACTTATTCAGTACATCTATTACAGGAGTATCCCACAGGAGTATGTACTTTATAGATTCCCAATGCTGTTGAGCACATCCCCCACCGCCAAGGACATAATGCTTTCACCGGTATACGTAAGAGATGAGGATGATGTTGAAGATGCGCTGATAAAGATGTTCAAGAACAGATTAGAGGAAATTCCAGTTGTGGATGAGAGACTTCACGTAACAGGTAACCTGAGCATATTGGAACTTATTGTGGCACACATTGAGAGTGACAAAAATGCTGATTGA
- a CDS encoding PAS domain-containing protein has protein sequence MYVNPDDLWKLKWDYLFNYSPESIIILDEDQTILDVNETTLKLLRKEKKDIVGEKCYRIFHNTDNPPEDCPFLEMKKRGERRAINEMNTIVGDFIVEVVPVEIPGEGRRVLHFARDITVVKEVGLKLIESLQRYTSLVSTLINMDSVLLREKNMDMMLKEATRIICENDNFDASWIILKSEEGLKTVSRYGADWNFEDKYEIEEDMCKEEVHTKRIDGGNYLFLTMGIDENFIGLVVLLRNEPYELTSEDVKALKIMADNLSIAIRERHLNLARDLAYKELESNIQNFALLADGIRNPLAVIMGLAEGMVNDDDLKGKIIEQVERIESITQRIDQRWENTERLLKVLKNI, from the coding sequence ATGTATGTCAATCCAGATGATTTGTGGAAACTGAAATGGGATTACCTTTTCAACTATTCACCCGAATCAATCATAATTCTCGATGAGGATCAAACGATTCTTGATGTAAACGAAACAACCCTTAAACTTCTGAGAAAGGAAAAAAAGGATATCGTCGGAGAAAAATGCTATCGGATTTTTCACAACACAGACAATCCCCCTGAGGATTGCCCGTTTTTGGAGATGAAGAAAAGGGGTGAGAGAAGGGCCATAAACGAGATGAACACCATAGTTGGAGATTTCATAGTTGAGGTTGTGCCTGTGGAAATCCCGGGTGAGGGTAGAAGGGTTCTCCACTTTGCAAGGGACATAACCGTTGTAAAGGAGGTTGGTCTCAAACTCATAGAGTCCCTTCAACGCTACACATCTCTGGTTAGCACCCTTATAAATATGGATTCTGTGCTACTCAGGGAAAAAAATATGGACATGATGCTCAAAGAGGCAACAAGAATAATATGCGAGAATGACAACTTTGACGCTTCCTGGATTATTCTGAAAAGCGAGGAGGGACTGAAAACCGTGAGCAGATACGGTGCAGACTGGAATTTTGAAGACAAATATGAAATTGAAGAAGATATGTGTAAAGAGGAGGTCCACACAAAGAGAATAGACGGTGGAAACTACCTGTTTCTCACTATGGGGATAGATGAAAATTTCATAGGACTCGTGGTTCTACTGAGAAATGAGCCTTACGAGCTCACCTCGGAGGATGTAAAGGCTCTCAAGATAATGGCAGACAACCTGAGCATAGCCATAAGGGAGAGACACTTAAATCTGGCCCGAGATCTGGCTTACAAGGAACTTGAGAGTAACATACAGAACTTTGCACTTCTCGCGGACGGTATCAGAAATCCACTGGCCGTGATAATGGGATTGGCAGAAGGTATGGTGAACGATGATGATCTGAAAGGAAAGATAATAGAGCAGGTGGAAAGGATAGAGAGTATAACTCAGAGGATAGATCAGCGCTGGGAGAACACAGAAAGATTGCTAAAAGTTCTGAAAAACATATGA
- a CDS encoding acetate--CoA ligase family protein — protein MENLDPIFKPKSIAIVGASRDPKAIGHQCVKNLIDSGYEGKIYPVNPKADEIAGLKCYHSVTEIPDEVDIALIVVPAKYVPAVTEECGKKGVKGLVIIASGFSEVGREDLEREVVEIAHKYGMRILGPNVVGIMNNPLKMNASFGPYLPYPGKAAMISQSGALLIAMDARTWVDKVGISHMISIGNMADLDFGDLIEYFNKDEDTNVISLYIEGVKDGRKFLNAAKNSKKPIIALKAGTSKRGAAAAASHTGSLAGSTKIYEAAFKQGHIVWAENLNALFDETMALALQSPMRGDNLLIITNGGGVGVLATDAAERYGVPIKDAPDDLKLLMFKHMPEFGNPKNPVDLTGMADRPQYEGSIRDALKHDWVDGVVVLYCETSFTDPMNIAEGIYKAYKDSGASKPIAVSLVGGERSVKAGEWLIEHGIPYYDSPHAAVRALAALRTYGRYLEKASKEFVPYKVDKQKVEAIIGKAKACGRSLLTEPEAKEVFAAYGLPVPKGKMAKNVEDAVKIARAVEYPVVMKIVSPNIVHKSDAGGVKVNIKSDDEVRRAFEEIIENAQRYDPRAEILGVYVQHMEPWGTETIIGSVNDSQFGPTVMFGLGGIFVEILKDVTFRIAPFSKDEALDMVKEIKGYGILRGARGEKPRDIEAIADAVSRLSQLVWDFRDYIKEVDANPVIVYEKGLSVVDARIILKTEKSSKVTPKPLDKCA, from the coding sequence ATGGAAAATTTAGACCCGATATTCAAACCAAAAAGTATAGCAATCGTCGGAGCAAGCAGGGATCCAAAGGCCATAGGACATCAATGTGTTAAGAATCTCATAGATTCTGGATATGAGGGTAAGATATACCCTGTCAATCCCAAGGCCGATGAGATTGCAGGTCTCAAATGCTATCACAGTGTAACTGAGATACCTGACGAGGTTGATATTGCCCTCATCGTTGTACCGGCAAAGTATGTTCCTGCAGTTACGGAGGAGTGTGGAAAGAAGGGAGTAAAGGGACTCGTTATCATAGCCTCAGGGTTCAGTGAGGTTGGACGTGAGGACCTTGAAAGGGAGGTTGTGGAAATAGCACACAAGTACGGAATGCGCATTCTGGGTCCTAATGTTGTGGGCATAATGAACAATCCCCTTAAGATGAACGCATCCTTTGGTCCGTATCTTCCGTATCCCGGAAAGGCAGCCATGATATCTCAGAGCGGTGCGTTGCTAATAGCCATGGATGCCCGTACCTGGGTGGATAAGGTTGGCATATCTCATATGATAAGCATTGGAAACATGGCGGATCTGGATTTTGGAGATCTTATTGAGTATTTCAACAAGGATGAGGATACAAATGTTATTTCGCTCTACATAGAGGGCGTTAAGGATGGGCGCAAGTTCCTCAATGCAGCCAAGAACTCCAAGAAGCCCATAATCGCGCTCAAGGCCGGTACTTCAAAAAGGGGTGCGGCTGCCGCAGCATCGCACACGGGAAGCCTTGCGGGAAGCACCAAAATTTACGAGGCAGCGTTCAAGCAGGGGCACATCGTATGGGCTGAGAACCTCAACGCTCTCTTCGATGAAACCATGGCTCTGGCCCTTCAGTCCCCAATGCGTGGCGACAATCTTCTCATAATAACAAATGGTGGTGGAGTGGGGGTTCTTGCAACTGATGCTGCTGAGAGATACGGAGTGCCTATAAAGGATGCCCCTGATGATCTCAAGCTGCTAATGTTCAAGCACATGCCTGAGTTTGGCAATCCAAAGAACCCTGTTGACCTCACAGGTATGGCAGACAGACCTCAATACGAGGGTTCAATAAGGGATGCCCTCAAGCACGACTGGGTTGATGGCGTGGTTGTTCTCTACTGCGAGACATCATTCACGGACCCGATGAACATAGCCGAGGGCATTTACAAGGCTTACAAGGATAGTGGTGCCAGCAAGCCAATAGCCGTGAGCCTTGTGGGTGGAGAGCGTAGTGTCAAGGCCGGAGAGTGGCTGATAGAGCATGGCATACCCTATTACGATAGCCCCCATGCAGCCGTGCGTGCTCTTGCTGCCCTGAGAACTTACGGAAGGTATCTTGAGAAGGCATCCAAGGAATTCGTGCCCTACAAGGTTGACAAGCAGAAGGTTGAGGCGATCATAGGAAAGGCAAAGGCCTGTGGAAGATCCCTGTTAACGGAGCCCGAGGCAAAGGAGGTATTTGCCGCCTATGGCCTGCCCGTGCCAAAGGGTAAGATGGCCAAGAATGTGGAGGATGCGGTGAAGATTGCCCGTGCAGTTGAGTATCCTGTGGTTATGAAGATAGTCTCGCCCAACATAGTGCACAAGAGCGATGCCGGAGGAGTGAAGGTGAACATAAAGAGCGATGATGAAGTTCGTAGAGCATTTGAGGAGATCATAGAGAACGCACAGCGCTACGATCCCCGCGCGGAAATACTGGGTGTTTATGTGCAGCATATGGAACCATGGGGCACGGAAACAATAATAGGAAGCGTCAATGACTCGCAGTTTGGACCCACAGTGATGTTCGGTCTCGGAGGCATATTCGTGGAAATTTTGAAGGATGTCACATTCCGCATAGCGCCGTTCAGCAAGGATGAGGCCCTTGACATGGTGAAGGAGATAAAAGGATACGGAATACTCCGCGGCGCTAGGGGTGAGAAGCCTAGGGATATAGAGGCCATAGCGGATGCGGTTAGCAGATTATCGCAATTGGTCTGGGACTTCAGGGATTACATAAAGGAGGTGGATGCTAATCCAGTGATTGTTTACGAGAAGGGTCTCAGCGTGGTGGATGCCAGAATAATACTGAAAACTGAGAAGAGCTCCAAGGTGACTCCCAAACCCTTGGACAAGTGCGCTTAA
- a CDS encoding ABC transporter ATP-binding protein, with protein MNLLQVKNLKKTYSKWRHPVRALRGVSFSIERGEVVGLVGPNGAGKSTLIKIIVGFLREDGGRVELRTKKPIGYVQEYPTFFDSSVELNLKYIAELTDVPVENVYSLIEKFGLHGKEKINPSNLSKGQQKRLAIIRALIHNPDFMVMDEPFSGLDPSMAIGIRKIIEELKDKRKTIFISSHNLLYLTPVCDRVIFMNQGKIVGDYNFGRSVILKVIFKGELPEDFKKYSNGEEELLIETNRENIPGIIRELVNGNLDIYEAKIEGLDRIYERIYMGGEDEK; from the coding sequence ATGAACCTTCTGCAGGTAAAAAATCTTAAAAAAACATACTCCAAATGGAGGCATCCGGTAAGGGCTTTAAGAGGCGTATCATTTAGCATAGAGAGGGGTGAAGTTGTGGGTCTTGTCGGTCCAAATGGAGCAGGCAAGAGTACCCTGATAAAGATAATTGTTGGTTTTCTGAGGGAAGATGGCGGCAGGGTTGAACTCAGGACAAAAAAACCGATAGGGTATGTTCAGGAGTACCCCACATTTTTTGATTCATCTGTGGAATTAAATTTAAAATACATTGCGGAACTCACTGATGTACCCGTAGAGAATGTGTATTCTCTTATTGAAAAGTTCGGGTTGCATGGAAAGGAGAAGATAAACCCTTCAAATCTTTCCAAGGGACAGCAAAAAAGGCTGGCCATAATAAGGGCCCTAATCCACAATCCTGATTTTATGGTTATGGATGAGCCATTTTCTGGTTTGGATCCGTCTATGGCGATAGGGATAAGAAAAATCATTGAAGAATTAAAAGATAAAAGGAAGACGATTTTTATATCCTCCCACAATCTTCTTTATTTAACGCCCGTATGTGATAGAGTAATTTTTATGAACCAAGGGAAGATTGTTGGCGATTATAATTTTGGAAGATCTGTTATTTTGAAAGTTATTTTTAAGGGTGAGTTGCCAGAGGATTTTAAGAAATATTCCAATGGTGAGGAGGAACTCCTAATTGAAACCAACAGAGAAAACATACCGGGAATAATAAGAGAACTGGTGAATGGGAACCTGGATATATACGAGGCGAAAATAGAGGGTTTGGACAGGATATATGAAAGAATTTATATGGGTGGTGAAGATGAAAAATGA